The segment TATCTCTGTTCCGAGTTCACGCGGGATGACGGTCGCCAACGTAGTCTTCCCCAATCCGGGTGGACCATCCAGCAACAAGTGGCCGAACGGTTCCTCACGACGGCGGGTCGCATCGAGCATGATCTGAATGCGCTCTACTACTTTTCTCTGACCGACGACATCCTTCAGGTACTGCGGGCGGAGATCGTCATCGAAGCGACTACTGTCGCTGAGGAAATCTTGTTCAGGCATCGCCGCCGAGCCTCTCACTCCCTCGCGGTCCAGATCTGCTTCGGGAGACGCCGGCTCTGCAGCCGACTGATGGATTATTCGTTCTCTCGCCATGTAATATAATCGTCCTTGATGAGGGTAGATTCAACCCTCAATTTAACGGGAGCGGGTCGTTCCTGTCTAGCGGGGTTCAACTGCCTGTGGGGGACGACTAAAGCCGTTTAAAGAGGATTACGAGCGTATTATAGCAGATTACAGTCACTAGGATTAACCGGAACTGCTCTTAATTCGCGGCAAAGGCTCCCAGACAGCAGAAAGCGAAGAAGACGAAAACCGTAAACAGTACGTGGCACATGGCAATGATTTTTGCCGCGCGTGTTAAGCCTTCTCCCTCGGGATTCATGATCCCTGCCCGCATGCTTTTCAAATCCTGTTCGGCAATAATCCAGACCGGGATAGAAAACAAAAAGCAAAAGAAGAACCAACTGACGATTGAACATACGAGTAAAGTGACGCCGCGATGAGCTTGCTGATTGCGTGGATCCGAGTAATCCTTCCAGTCTTCGTCTGGATCCAATAGTTCGCCGCAATTTCGACAGCGATCATCCTCAGGATGAACGTTGGTTCCACACATAGGGCACTTGGGGCGGCGTCGTGTGGAACTGGTTCCGTCAAGGTCTAGCTCCAGTTCGTCGACGACAGACTCCTCAGTGTGAGGGACTATCAGATGCGCACCGCATCCAGGGCACTGCGCCGAGAGCCCCGCTTTGTCGTCAGCGGTTCGAAGTAGCTTGTCACAGTGATCACAGCGGAATTCGATCGGCATTTTACAACTTTTCGACAGGATAGAAGAACATTGTGCTACAGGGATTTCAGCAGCGGAGTCTGTTAGGTTGAACTCGGCATTTGAGTCTGACGGAATGCTTTCCCTGAAAGAGAAGGCGGCACACACTTCACGACCAAGTGATTAGTGGAAAGCGGAAAGGATTTCCCTCTCGATTTGATTCGTCAGGAAGATGTGAGTATTAGAGAGAATAACTCGCGGACGTGGATTTTCCAACTAACCGAATCGTTAGGCTACATCGACTCGGCCAGCTCTTCCATGATGTCATCAGAGATATTGAAGTTCGCGATCACATTTTGGATGTCGTCCTGGTCTTCCAGGGCATCAATGAGTTTCAGCACTTTCATTCCGTCCGTGGCATCGAGCTCAACGGTATTCGCTGGCACGCGAGTAATGTCGGAAGACGTCGTTTCAATGCCTCGTTCTTCCAGGGCAGCATTCACAGCGTCGAATAGATCGGGATCACACAGAATTTCAAAAGAGTCCCCTGCTTCGCGGACATCTTCGGCTCCTGCTTCGACAGCGATTTCGAATAGAGCCTCTTCGTCATTTCCTTCTACCGGAACGAGGAATTGTCCTTTGCGATCAAACATCCAGGCAACGCAGCCCGTCGCTCCCAGATTGCCGTTATGGACTTCGAAGATTTTGCGTATTTCACCTGCAGTGCGATTGCGATTTTCAGTCAGAATGTCGCACAGAACGGCGACTCCTGCGGCTCCGTATCCTTCGTAAAGCAGTTCTTCGTAATTCTCACCACCCGCTTCTCCACAACCTTTTTTTACTGCCCGGTCAATATTGTCTTTGGGCATGCTCGCTTTTTTGGCTTTGTCGATGGCGTATCGCAGACGGAGATTTGTTGTCGGGTCGCCCCCTCCAGACTGGGCCGCAACAATGATAGCTCGGCTCAGTTTGCCAAACAGTTTGCCTCGTTTTTTATCGATTACGCCCTTCTTCGCGGAGATGTTTGCCCAATGCGAATGTCCTGCCATCTCGTTACTCTCTCATCTCTTGTCTGGTTAAATCGATCTGATGATTACTTGAATTGGTTGCCAATGACCGCGACTCAGAAGTGTCCTTATTCGAAAAACTGGAACGTGTTGCGAACGGACGATTTCAGCGATACTGGCATCGATTACCCTTAGCGAAAATCAGTCGCTGTCGGGATATGGTAAGACTTTCTTATCCACAATTACTCTGCTTCTGTCCAGTGTACGTATCAGGAAGTCGCCTCTTTTTCACTGGAGAGTTTTTCCTCGAGTTCTTTAACCAGCTTCTCATTTGGGGCTTCTGCTGCTTTTTCTTTCTCTAAAGCCGTTTCCCAGACTTTACGGGCTTCTTCTTTGTTGCCGAGAGCGTAGTGGCAATCGCCCAGATGATTGTAGATAGTTGGGTCGCCCTCTTCGAGGATCTTGATGGCTTTTTCGAGGTGTGTAATGGCTTCTTCAGGTTTGCCAAGTTTGTAGAGTACCCAACCCAGACTGTCCAGAAATGCGGCGTTGTCCGGATCGGAATCGACGGCCTTCCGAATCATCTTTTCGGCCTGCTCTAAATTTTTACCCTGGTCTGCATAGAGGTAACCCAAGTCGTTGTTCACTGTGGGGTTCTCGGGGTCGAACTTAATGAAGTCTTCGAGGACTTTTTCACCATTCGTGATGTCCCCTTTCTGCACATACAGATTGGAAAGAATCAGATGAATCGACCGTTGCAATCGAGGGTTGATATCCTTTTTCGTGCGAACATCTTCAAAGAGCTTGATTGCTTCTTCATCGTTGCTGGCTCGGTATTGAATCCAGGCTTCTTGAAAATGGAATTCATTTGTGTCTCTGATACTACGAGCTTTTTTAACTGCTGCGATCGCTTTTTCGAAGTTTTCTAACTCAACTTGTGCATCAGCTTCTCGGGACAGAAAAATCGGTCGATAGCTGTTCAATCTACTCTCAGAACCGGCGGCGGCCCAAACTTCAACTGCCTGTTCATATTCTTCCTGCTGCATCAGGTACTCGCCCCAAGACTGGTAAAGACGAAAGGCCTGATCACCTCTCTCGGCAAGAGCGTAGGTGTAAAACTTCGAAACGAGGTCGCTTCGTTTCGCTTTCTCAGCCAGTTTACCCATCAGCAGAGCGCCTTCGAAACCAAGGTTCTCCTCAAGACGGGATTCCCCTACTTCCATTAGTGCCTTTGTGAGTTCAGGATCTTCTTCGATTCTGTTCATCAGGTCTTGTAAGGCGTTGATATTTTGTTGGCTTTTGAAAGCGGTCGCCATCGTGTCGAGAAGTGGTTCCGCCTGGCGTCGTTGAAAATAGATTTCCGCTAAACTAATCAAACCTTCTGGATCGCCTCGGCTTTCCAACGTGGACTTGATCAGTTTTTCAGCTTCGTCGAGTTTGTCGTTCTCGATGTATTGCTCTGCGAGGAAGTATTTCAGTTTGGAATTTCGTGGATCGTTGTCGGCCAGTTTTTCCAAACTGGGAATTAAATCGTCAGATCGATCCAGTTTTTCAAGCAACTGTTCCAGAAGCTCGTAAGCATCACGTCCTTTAGTCTGCAATCGGGCATCGAAGTAAGCCTGCAGGTTGTTGAGACCTTTTTCGTAATCCCCTTTTTTGACATACACGGAAGCGAGATTGAAACCGAGTATCGCCGGCTTACCGGTTCCAAACTCGGAGGCAGCCTCGAACGCCTGTTCGGCCAGGTCTAACCTGTCTCCATCGAGAAAAGCTCGACCAATCCGTTCCAACGACTGAGCGCGATCAGCCATAAGCCTCGCTTTGATCTGAGAATTTAACTCGTACTCTTCCGGATGGATCATCGCATCAAAAACAACTTCATACGCTTCAGCCGCTTTCTCCAGATCCTTTGTCAATGTGAGCAGCAGTCCCAGTTCGAATCGAAACAATACATACTCACCCGACTTGTGATCGATTCGAGAAGACTCTGTGGCGCGACGAATCAGGCGGATCGCTTCATCCATTCGGTTTTGCCGTTGCATGTAACGGCCTACTCGGACGAGCAACTCGTAATTTTCTGGATCGGCATCCTCTGCTTTGGAGACATACTTCTCGACCAATTCCGATTGGTTCATACCGATGGCCAGAGGGATCAGGAGTTCATAGACCTCACTGCTGGTTGGGTCGAGGTCCGCAGCCTTCTGCAATTCAGAGAGGGCCTGTTGATGTGCGTTTCGGTTGAATAACAGACGAGCAGTGAGAAAATGAGCCAGGGCTTCTCGTTTATTGATATCTTTTTCTGTAGGTGACTCTTTCAGATCAGGGAACTGCAGATTCTCTATGATGATCGGCAGCTTCTGTTGTCGCTCGACATAGATTTCCAGTGGCGTTTTTTCAGAGTCGGAGGTCTCGCTTTCGCTGGATTCGGTTTGGACTGGATCCGATTCTGCTGCTTTCGAAGGGATGCTGACAAACAGAAGCCCGGATAGCATCACTACAAATCCCCAGATGCCGAAAAGCTTATTAAGCGAGAGGGACTCTCTGGAGCGGGGAGTGGATTTAGAAAGAGTATGTGCCTGTGGCGACCAGTTCATTGATAAGAACCTGTGCTTAAATTTAGGAGGACATCCATTAGGCCGTTCCGCCGGGAATATTTAGCGGGCGAAACGACGGCGTACATCGATTGTACGCAGCCAAGTGAGGATGGGCCAAGGCGAAAAGGGACTCTATCCAATTCGATGAAGCAGTTTTGGGGCGGAACGGAAAGCGTTCGGATAGGCCGATTTCGCCCGGAGAGGGTGTTTCGCGGACATCCCTGCCACATCTTCACGAAAGCACTCGCGATAGTCGGGCAATGCCTCGAATTAAGGGAGCTACTGTTATTTCTTCTTCGATTTTTTAGTGGGGGTCGTTTTCTTCTTCGCTTTAACGACTTTCTTCTTTACAGTCTTGGCCGCTGTTTTTTTGGTTGGTTTATTTGTGGCTGGCTTTGGGGGGATCGCTTTTTTGACTGTCTTTTTCGCGGTTTTACCAGTCGTTTTTTTGGTCGCTTTTTTAGTCGTCTTGGCTGCTACTTTGGTGGTTTTGGCAACGGGTTTTTTCTTGCTCGCTTTTCCAGCCAACAGGTTGGTGTAGCGGGTGGGTGCGTCCATCAGATCGAAATTTTCCCCTTCGGAGTATTCGATCTCTTTGATGACCTTTTTCATCAGCTTTTCGTCACTGGAAGCGGCACGAAGAAGATAAAAGAAAAGTGCGGCTTCACTTTTGCGAACGGATGATTTTAAAGAGTCCGAGGCTTTTTCTTCGCCAGATTTTACAGAGGTAAATCCGAACCAGACGGCCAATTGATTGATATCGGCGTCCGCAGGAATGACGTGTGCACCAAGTACTTGAAGTAGCGTGAATTGATGCACGAAGTGAGAAAGGTGCGGAATCTTATTCAGGAACTTCTGGGCTTGATCCTGTGTTTTACGAATAAATTGCTCGAGGTCGTAGCTGAAAGAGGACTCAAAGACGTATTGCAGCAAAGATCGAATACGCAAAGCACGGTGTTCGGCTTCGGGATCATCTCCGATGACTTCGACGAGTTCAGTAATAGAGCTGACCCGCATTTCGTTCAGATCGCAGAATGAGTGTTTCAGTCGATCGAACAATTCCTGTGCGTCGTCGACGGAATGATTTTCCAGACATATCGCAAACAGGATCGTTTCCAGAACAGGGAGTTCCAGTTTGGGAGTTGCGGATCCGTGTTGCTTTTTCAGCAGGGGGATCAACTTCTTACTGATCCCCTGTTTGTCGGACGCCTTCAGAGTAGGTTCAGCAGCCATATCTGTTATCGTTATCTGGAGAAAATGATCTCGGGTTTCAGGCCCCTGGACAGGAGCCCCGACAAGGCGGGACTAACTTAATCCATTGCTGCCACCAGCGGGAAGATGGGGTGGGAAATGTCGATGAATAGAACTCTTTATTCTAGTGTTCCGGCTCCTCATCACCAGTCTCATCGGGTGTCTCGTTACCGGACTCTGTCGTTTCTATCTCTTTGAGGATACGGGCAGCTTCGAAGCTTCTTTTGATTCCCTCATCGAGTTTGAAGCTGAGGATGGGCGTGTAGCGGGTCTGAATACGATCCCCCACTTTCGCTTGCAGGAAACCGCGGGCGGATTCCAAACCATGCATGCAGAGTGACTGTTCTTTTTCGGTTCCCAGGACAGAGACGAGTACTTTTGCGGATCGCACGTCCGGAGAAACTTCGACACCAGTAACTGTCACGTTTTTAACACGGGGATCTCGCATGTGCAGCAGGATCGTGGTGCTGACCTGTTCTTTGATCGCTTGTGCCAGTTTTTCAAGTCGACGAGAGGACATTGTTTAGTCGAAGTTTCCAGGGAAATAGGAGGCCGTTAAAGAAGAATTAAAGGTAGACAGACTGATCAGGCAAACCGGCCAGCCTTAATGCGGGACCGGTTCACGAGTCGAGGATCAATCGAGCGTTCGTTTTACTGTCTCGATTCGGTAAGATTCGAGCAGGTCTCCTTCTTTGACGTCATTAAAGCCGTCGAGACGAATACCACACTCCATTCCTTCACGTACTTCTTTGACGTCATCTTTTTCTCGCCGCAGGGACGAGATCGAATAGTTGTTGATGACAGTCTGGTCGCGAATGACATGGACTCGGTTGTTACGATCGATGGTGCCATTCAGAATTCGGCAACCGGCGATTTTTCCAACTTTACTGAAGCTGAATGCACGCAGCACCAAGGCTCGTCCAGTAGCAACCTCTCGTGCCTCTGGTTCGAGTAGCCCTTCCAGAGAACGTTTGATGGTGTCAGTCAACTCGTAGATGATTCGGAAGCGGCGGATATCCACTCCTTCCTGCTCTGCGAGTACTTCCGCACGATCTTCCGCGATAACATGGAATGCCACGATGATCGCTCCCGATGCACTAGCGAGATAAACATCGCTTTCGTTCACACCACCCACGGCTTCGTGAATGATTTGAACTCGTACTTCGGGGTGATCGAGTTTTTCGAGCTCGGATCGAATCGCTTCGATGGAACCGGGAGCATCGGCTTTTACAATGATAGGCAAGTCGGAGACTGAGCCCGTGCGTGCTGCAGAAAGCAGGTCGTCCAGACTGAGCGATTTTCGACGACTGGACAGAACTTCTGCTCGGTCTGCATGTCGTCGATCGTTAGCGATCTGACGTGCTTCTTCGATCTCCGGCATGACAAAGAAGAATTCACCTGCACTTGGGACTTCCTCCAGACCAGCCACCTTGATCGGAGTCGAAGGCGGAGCTTCCTGGATTTCTTCGTTCCGGTCATTGTACATAGCACGAACACGACCGTAAGTTTCTCCACAGAGAATAACATCGCCTACACGCATCGTTCCTCGTTGTACGATCAACCAGGACATCACCCCACGACCTTCATCGAGGAAGGCTTCGAGGCAGACACCCACGGCATCGCGTTTCGGATCCGCTTTGTATTCATGTAGTTCGGCAGTAACCAGGATGGTTTCGAGAAGATTCTCAATCCCTTCACCCGTTGTGGCGGAAGTTCGAATGACTTCGATTTCACCGCCCCACTCTGCCGGCAGAATTTCATTCGCGGCGAGGTCCTGAAGAACTTTCTGTTCGTCAGCGTCGGGTAGATCGCACTTATTCATCGCCACGATGATAGGTGCACCACTCGATTTCGCGTGACTGATACATTCTTTAGTCTGCGGCATGACACCGTCATCCGCAGCCACGACCAGTACGATAATGTCGGTAATGTTTGCACCACGAGCACGCATTTCACCAAAGGCGGCGTGACCGGGAGTATCGACGAAGGTCACTTTTTGACCATTGTGGTCTACTTGGTAAGAGGCGATGTGCTGGGTGATTCCACCCGCTTCGCCGGACGTTACGTTAGCAGAACGGATTTTGTCGAGCAGCGATGTCTTACCATGGTCGACGTGACCGAGGATGGTGACGATCGGCGGACGATGTTCCAGGTTGGCCGGATCTTCGTCAGACTCGACAGACAGCGTCAGACGATCTTTGGCTGTTTCCTGGCGTTTGATTTCGAGCTCGACGCCCAGTTCCAGAGAAATCTCGAGAGCAGCCTCTTCGCTCAATCCGTCGTTAATGGTCACCATGTTGCCCTCGTTCCAGAGGATTCTCATGATGTCTTTTGACGGATGTCCGATCGCCTCTGAGAGGGTTCGTACTGTAATAGGCGGTTCAATAACCGCTTCCGTTTTACGAATAATTTCTTTCTGAGACCGTTTGCGTGAACGACGATGGTACGGTCGGTAACGACGGTCGCCTTCAGTCTCGGTCGAAGGTCGACGTGATCCGCGACGCCGGTCGCGTTTCAGGCTCTGTTCTTCTTTGGCAGACTTACGGGCTTTCTCCGCTAGTCCCGCCTCTTCAGGCTTGAAGCCTTTGCGACCTCGTTGCTCGATTGATTTTTGCAGGTGCGAAGCGAGTGGGCTTTGTCCGGCGATCAAGTCGGGAGTCAGCTTGACGTCTGGTTTTTGCGCCACGCCTTCTGATTTTGCTTCGACTTTCTTTTTCGGAATTTCAAACTTGGGCTGAGCTGCGATATTCGGAAGAGCCGTTTTAGGCTTGTTCTTAGCCGCTCCACCTTTGCGGCCCCCCCCCATGTTACCCCGTGGACGCATTTCCCGAAGGGTTCCCTGGTTTCCGGTTGCCACGTAATCATCACGGCTGATGGAGTCGATTTCAGGATCAGTGCTTTCGGACTGTGCTTCGGAGCTATCTCCGGTTTTCGTATCCGCAGATTCTGTTGTTTCGGCAGATTTGGCTGTTTCCGTTCCCGTCGTAGTTTCTGCTACATTGGTCTCGGCAGATTCGGCCACTTGCTGAGCAGAGTCGTCCTGACCGCTATCAGAAGAAGTGTCCTGATCGGTAAAGGATTCGTCCGTGGTTTGGGCTTCGCGAGTCTCAACGGCGGTTGTAGTGTTTCCGTCGTCTCCTTGTTCGGCAACTTCTTCTTCGCTATTTTGCGAACGAAGTTGCGGACGAGCGGACATGGCGCGAATCTGGCGGATTTTGGCAGCCGGATCAGGCGCTTTTTCTCGAACCGGAGCGGGTGGCTCCGAGGTATCCTGGCCAGGAGCCTTGGTGTCTTTGTTGACGTGCGCGACTATAACGTCTCGCTCTTCGGGCGATATGCTGGCGAGTGCGGAGTTCTTGACGACGACTCCCGCTTCACTTGCCAAATCAATCAGTTCTTTACTGTCCAGCCCCAGCTCTTTAGCCAAAGCGAAGATTCGAACTTTCAAAGTTCAATCCCCTGAATAAATCAATCGGGTATTACAATTACGGTGCAAGGCAAATAGATCCGGCGAGACCGGTTAAAGCTGCCTCTAATTTTATACTGTCTGATTCCAAACCAATTTTGAGTGGTATTAGAATCTCTCCGATCTGGACCTCACTAAGAGTACCGAATCGGAGTGGAAAGACGCCTGTCGAACAGGGGCTTTCTGGTGAAGGCAACTTCTTGCCTTCCTGTCATCTTATTTGGGTTTACCTGTTGAAACAGGTCGGAGGTAAACTTCGACGAACCGATCAGGGTTTCGTCGTAGGGACGATCTCCTGTTTAGCTCGGTCGAGAAACCGTTGAGGTGAAATCGATCTTTGTAAATCGATCCTCAGGTTTTTCTTGTGGCTAAGTTTCCTCACTTTGAATATCGGATGTTTCCTCGATACCAGTGACTGTACCGTCATCGGCGACCTTCGGTGCTTCTTCCGCTTCCTGCTCCGATTCGACACTCGCAATAGCGGGGTTGGCGTCAGGAACGAGATCGTTCGAGGATTCAATTGCGGGAGCAACTGTCTCTTCTTGGACAGGCTCTCCCGACTCTATTTCATGCATAGCTTCTACTTCCGGTGCCGTTGGTGTGTCGCTTTCTGCTGTGGGCAGAATGGGTTCACTGGCGTCGGCTGTTTCGTCTTTAGTTTCTGGAGTAGCTTCAGTTTCCACGACCGTCTCTGCCGGTTGTGGTATTGGTTTACGGTACGCTGTCGACCCGCTATCCATTCGTGCCAGGCGTTCGCTCTCGTCGTCGGCAAACTGAATGATCTCGTCACATTGAGCTTCAGTCAATCCGCCCATTTCGGAGAGTTGATCGGGTTCGATTATGGAAAGATCGTCAAAGCTGAAGAAACCTTGAGCGACGAGATTCTCCGCCAGTTCTTCATTTATGTGTGTTGATTGAATAAAGCTGGTGACGGACTCGTCCAATTGCTGGTCGAGCATGTCCTGCGTCATGACTTGAATGTCCCACCCCACCAGTTTAGAGGCCAAACGAACATTCTGTCCTTTTTTACCAATAGCGAGAGAAAGTTGATCATCGTGAACCAGCACGATTACTTTCCCCAGCATCGGACAAAGGATCACGTCCTGAACGTCAGCAGGCTGTAAGGCGTTGGGAACCAAGACCTGTAGAGAGTCATTCCAACGAACGATATCAATACGTTCGCCATGAAGTTCTTCTACGATGCTGCGGATACGCGCCCCTCGCATACCGACACAAGCTCCGACTGCATCAACTTTAGAGTCGAAGCAGCTGACGGCTACTTTAGATCGGTATCCGGCTTCGCGGGCGAGCGATCGGACTTCAATTACGTTTTCAGTGATTTCTGGAATTTCGACTTCGAACAATCGACGAATCATTTCGCGGTGAGAGCGTGAAAGCACGATACGAACTCGGCTTCCCACTTTGCGAACTTCAAGAATGATCGCACGAACGCGTTCTCCGTTTCGATGTTCTTCTCCGGGGATTTGTTCACTACGGGGAAGAATCCCCTCGACTTTCCCCAAGTTTACATTGACGGAACGTCCACCGTCGACTCGTGAGATCGTTCCAGTGACGAGCTGCCATTTCATTTCCATGTACTCGTCGTACAGGGCATCCCGCTCAGCTTCGCGGATTTTCTGAATCATCACCTGTTTGGCTGTTTGTGCGGCAATTCGCCCCAGCAGGTCACCCATAACATCGGGCTCGAGTGCTTCATTGTCAATTGTCATCCCGGGATCGCCGGTGACGCGATCAATCGTAACGACCAGTTCCGATGCTTCTCCATAGTGCTTGCGCGCAGCGGAGAGGATTGCCTGTTCGATTCCCTCGAAGACAATGTTCGGATCGATACCTTTGTCGCGATGAATTGCATCTACAATTCTCAGGATTTCCCTGCCGTTCATCCATTTCCCCTTTAAGTGAGCAAAACAGGAGAATTTTCACCCGACTGCCTTCAGTCTGGTTGACCTTATTCCGCTCACGACAGGAGCTAAGTCCTGTCCGACCAATCGGTTTTAAAATGTTCCCCGTTTATCCTCAGGTTCCGTGTTCGCTTAACTGAAGGACCTGCGGAAACGTGCTATCTGTGCCAATTTAAGAGTCATCAAGTAAATGTATATAAGTGATTTGCTGTGCATTCGATGCCGCTGCGAAAGTACTTTGGTAAGCATCCCCCAAGGCTGGCCAGAAATGGCTTCAAGCTTCAGTATCGAATTTAGAGCTAATAAGTAGGTTTCTCAGAGAGAGAGGTTTGCTTGAATTATCAACTTGCCGGTGGAGCGTTTTTGTCGCTTAGGCAGGTACAATAAAAAAAGCGGGAATAATTCCCACTTTCACGAATAGGCGCCCCGTGGAGCCTATTCCTCAAAGCGCAATACGCTCTGAGTGAATGTCATCAGGTGTAGTTAAAAGCATTCACGCTAACATCGTAAATGCCTCACAGGATACCTAACATGGCAGAAATTCCAACCTGGACGACGAGTGGTTAATCATTCAAAATGGTCCGCTCATTCTAACGGGAATGTTGGACCTGAACAGCGGGTGTTGACCCGTAGGGCAGATAGAACTTACCTGTATAGAATGATCCTGATGGACCCCTATGGGGCTGAGGGTATCGAGTTGAGATCAGACTGTCAAGAAAATGGGAGCGACTAAACAGAATTTAAGTCCTGCTGACCAAAATGTTTCTTTGATTTCGCGCCGGTTAAAACAGGTTGCGTATTCGACCGACAGAAACCTCATCGATGGAGATTTAATAAAGTCGCACTGAACAGGCGTGTCGGCCGATCCAGAGGTTAGAATACACTTCATGCGCGAAGGGTTTTAAGTGCTAGCAAGAGTGTCGAGTGTGTTCGATAGTACCTGGGTTTATTGTACCTGTGTTCAGTTGTTCCGGGTTTGCCCAACCACGTTCTGGCCATTAAGCTCCCTGGGCGATAATCACGCTGGCCTGACCCTGTCTTGTGACGTTGATATTCATCACGACTTTATTGTCCGTGGCAAGTGGTGCACCGTGGACAATGTTCAGGCTCGGATCCTCGGGAGATTGGGCAGTGAAGTTCAAGGTGGGCAGAATGACACCTTCCTGAAGTCCCACAAGGGAGCCAGCCAGTTCCAGCGAACCACACGAGGCACCCGGGTTACCCCAGTAACTCTTGAATGAAGTTACGGGAACCTGAGAGGCAATATCGCCGAATACATCGTGAATTGCCTGAGCTTCTTCCCGGTCGGCTTCGACTTCGCCCAGTCCATTGGCATTAATATGCCCGATGTCTGAGGGTTTCAGGCCGGTCGAATGCAGGGCGCCAGTCATGGCCCTGACGAGAGCTTCCCGGTAATGGCCCTGGCCTTTGTCGTCGGCCACGCAGCTGGCACCGGAACCAAGTAGGGTTGCCCAGATTTTGGCCCCACGAGCCTGAGCGTGTTTTTCTGTTTCTAGAATGAACGAAGTTCCACCCTCGGCGAGCACCTGACCATTACGGTCTTTGTCGAACGGACGAGCCCAGCTGGATGGGGTATCAGGGTTCTGGGCGAGATCGTCCCAAAATGTTCCATGAATGGATTTAACTGGATTTAGACGCGTTCCCGTCGTTCCGGCAATCATGATGTCGGCCCAACCCCGCTCGATGATGCTCATTGCTTCACCGAGAACCAGATTGCCAGAGGCTTCATCTACCGTCATCGAGTTACTGGGTCCACGGGCATCCATGGAAATACCGATGTGGCAGGCTGGCATATTAGGGAGGTAGCAAAGCAACCAGAGCGGCTCCATCGCGGCGAGGCCCTTTTCTCCCCACTCGTCAAACTGGAATTCGAGACCATCCTCTGTTTCTTTGCAGCATTTCACGCAGGCGTCTGACAATACCCAAGGGGGGCTGAACATCAGGTTAGCACCGAACTCTACACCAAAGCGTGTGTGGTCGATCTGGTCGAGATCGAGTCCCGAATTTTCGACGGCCTGCAAAGCGGCTGCGACACCCAGCTGGATTTCGCGACACATGACTTTGACGCTTTTTTTCAGCGGTTTCAGATAAGTTTTACGCGCATCTTTTTCCGTGAAATCGGAGACCTCGCCGCCAATGTTGCCGGGTGCAGCTGATGTAGAAAGCAGTTCCAGCGGCTTGACACCACTCTGCTGATTCATCACGGCGGTGGAGAATGGTTCCATCCCAATTCCCAGCGGAGTGACGACTCCAATACCGGTGATGACAATTCGAGAATCCGACGTTCCGTTGCTACGCATTTCGGTGTTCCAATTAACCTACCTAGTTCGAATCCCTCCAGGCTGGCTTACCGAAATCGGTTCCAGGCCGGATATGGGGCTTGCTGAAGACGTAGTCGCATTGGCGAAGGATGTGTTCAGCTGAAGCGATTAGGAGTTTTTGATCGTTTATCTGGTGAGGGACAGTTTGGGATGTATGAGTCTGGTTTCAATT is part of the Polystyrenella longa genome and harbors:
- the infB gene encoding translation initiation factor IF-2 — encoded protein: MKVRIFALAKELGLDSKELIDLASEAGVVVKNSALASISPEERDVIVAHVNKDTKAPGQDTSEPPAPVREKAPDPAAKIRQIRAMSARPQLRSQNSEEEVAEQGDDGNTTTAVETREAQTTDESFTDQDTSSDSGQDDSAQQVAESAETNVAETTTGTETAKSAETTESADTKTGDSSEAQSESTDPEIDSISRDDYVATGNQGTLREMRPRGNMGGGRKGGAAKNKPKTALPNIAAQPKFEIPKKKVEAKSEGVAQKPDVKLTPDLIAGQSPLASHLQKSIEQRGRKGFKPEEAGLAEKARKSAKEEQSLKRDRRRGSRRPSTETEGDRRYRPYHRRSRKRSQKEIIRKTEAVIEPPITVRTLSEAIGHPSKDIMRILWNEGNMVTINDGLSEEAALEISLELGVELEIKRQETAKDRLTLSVESDEDPANLEHRPPIVTILGHVDHGKTSLLDKIRSANVTSGEAGGITQHIASYQVDHNGQKVTFVDTPGHAAFGEMRARGANITDIIVLVVAADDGVMPQTKECISHAKSSGAPIIVAMNKCDLPDADEQKVLQDLAANEILPAEWGGEIEVIRTSATTGEGIENLLETILVTAELHEYKADPKRDAVGVCLEAFLDEGRGVMSWLIVQRGTMRVGDVILCGETYGRVRAMYNDRNEEIQEAPPSTPIKVAGLEEVPSAGEFFFVMPEIEEARQIANDRRHADRAEVLSSRRKSLSLDDLLSAARTGSVSDLPIIVKADAPGSIEAIRSELEKLDHPEVRVQIIHEAVGGVNESDVYLASASGAIIVAFHVIAEDRAEVLAEQEGVDIRRFRIIYELTDTIKRSLEGLLEPEAREVATGRALVLRAFSFSKVGKIAGCRILNGTIDRNNRVHVIRDQTVINNYSISSLRREKDDVKEVREGMECGIRLDGFNDVKEGDLLESYRIETVKRTLD
- a CDS encoding tetratricopeptide repeat protein — encoded protein: MNWSPQAHTLSKSTPRSRESLSLNKLFGIWGFVVMLSGLLFVSIPSKAAESDPVQTESSESETSDSEKTPLEIYVERQQKLPIIIENLQFPDLKESPTEKDINKREALAHFLTARLLFNRNAHQQALSELQKAADLDPTSSEVYELLIPLAIGMNQSELVEKYVSKAEDADPENYELLVRVGRYMQRQNRMDEAIRLIRRATESSRIDHKSGEYVLFRFELGLLLTLTKDLEKAAEAYEVVFDAMIHPEEYELNSQIKARLMADRAQSLERIGRAFLDGDRLDLAEQAFEAASEFGTGKPAILGFNLASVYVKKGDYEKGLNNLQAYFDARLQTKGRDAYELLEQLLEKLDRSDDLIPSLEKLADNDPRNSKLKYFLAEQYIENDKLDEAEKLIKSTLESRGDPEGLISLAEIYFQRRQAEPLLDTMATAFKSQQNINALQDLMNRIEEDPELTKALMEVGESRLEENLGFEGALLMGKLAEKAKRSDLVSKFYTYALAERGDQAFRLYQSWGEYLMQQEEYEQAVEVWAAAGSESRLNSYRPIFLSREADAQVELENFEKAIAAVKKARSIRDTNEFHFQEAWIQYRASNDEEAIKLFEDVRTKKDINPRLQRSIHLILSNLYVQKGDITNGEKVLEDFIKFDPENPTVNNDLGYLYADQGKNLEQAEKMIRKAVDSDPDNAAFLDSLGWVLYKLGKPEEAITHLEKAIKILEEGDPTIYNHLGDCHYALGNKEEARKVWETALEKEKAAEAPNEKLVKELEEKLSSEKEATS
- a CDS encoding YebC/PmpR family DNA-binding transcriptional regulator, which produces MAGHSHWANISAKKGVIDKKRGKLFGKLSRAIIVAAQSGGGDPTTNLRLRYAIDKAKKASMPKDNIDRAVKKGCGEAGGENYEELLYEGYGAAGVAVLCDILTENRNRTAGEIRKIFEVHNGNLGATGCVAWMFDRKGQFLVPVEGNDEEALFEIAVEAGAEDVREAGDSFEILCDPDLFDAVNAALEERGIETTSSDITRVPANTVELDATDGMKVLKLIDALEDQDDIQNVIANFNISDDIMEELAESM
- the rbfA gene encoding 30S ribosome-binding factor RbfA: MSSRRLEKLAQAIKEQVSTTILLHMRDPRVKNVTVTGVEVSPDVRSAKVLVSVLGTEKEQSLCMHGLESARGFLQAKVGDRIQTRYTPILSFKLDEGIKRSFEAARILKEIETTESGNETPDETGDEEPEH